Sequence from the Leptidea sinapis chromosome 43, ilLepSina1.1, whole genome shotgun sequence genome:
TGCTGCACTCCACTGTAACCACTGCGTCGTCATCCGCTGATTCACTATTTGCTGCACTCCACTGTAACCGCTGCGTCGTCGTCTACTGATTCATCATTTACTTTCATCTTCTGTAGCTGTTGCATTGTTATTCAGTGTATTAAGTCGTTTAGAGAATGACAATCCAACAGTAAGTGGAGAGGAGATACAAGTAAACCAATGGAGGACGATGCAGCGACAACAGCAAAGTGTTGTGACTGAAGAACAACTGAATGACAAAGCAACAGCTACAACGAAGTGGAGCAAGTGAAAAAGCAGTACCTACATGACAACGCAACAGCTGAAGCGGAGTGGAGTGAGCGATGAACCAGTTTGCACTTTTGCACTTAGCTGTAGTCTTATTTTGTCCCTTAGTTTACCAATCGCTCCATTCTGTGGTTATTGCGTCACCATCCTCTGGTTCTTTTCTCATGGCATTTTCTGTAAACGATGCGTCTTCCACTGGTAATTTGCTCGCTGCACCCCACTCTAGTCGATCGCTGCCTCATATACCACTTCCTGCACTCCATTGTAGTCAATGCGTCATACATATTTTGCTGGTTCACTACCTCCTCACTCGAACATCATCTTTTAGTTCACTCGCTCCACTCAGATGTGGCTGTTGCACCTTTGTGTACTATCTCTTCACTCACTCAGTAACGTTGTTACAAAAGGAAAGAGTCGCGTCCAAAAAATAACAAGTATTGAGGTTTGATCTTGAGTCATGTTACTCCAGACTGATTTCTTGTGAGTTTTTCTTTTCTTAAGGCAAGATTCTCTATTATTTTAAGGAGAATTTGTAATGCGAGACATTATTATGTTACTGTAGCCAGTAATATATGTAGTAGCCCAAACGTGCCAATGAGAAAGCCCTTGGCAAATGCTGCGCCCTGATTGGCCCATTTGAATTGGATCAACAGCTGCTTATACGCCAAAAAGGTAGATTTGTATAAAAAtcccttaattattattattactcactGTGACACTTTGGAGCCACATATTTATCTTCAGCTGGCATTGGATCAACAAAAGACAACCGGATCAACAAGTGAAAATGGATCAACAAATTACTACCTATACGGCACGTTGGAGCCACAAAGTGCCCAaaggtatatttatataaaatatataattatacaaaatatttaaatatatatattatatatatatttaaatattttgcatttgGATTAATTATAGTAGGAAGCAACTGTCTACTCCAAATGTCATCATGGGTTGCTCAAAACCAGTGGTGTGTTGGTGTCTCAAGCACTAACACAACTAAGTACTGAGCTTTTAACAATGAATGAATCACGTGCCATACAGAAGagtattattacttattttctaTTCATGTTTTCATTAATATAGTACTGCCTTTTCTGTTTTGATTTAGTATCatgatgatattatattgacaagGGTAAAGGCTAGACTGCTTCCAGGCCAGATATTACCTATGTATTAAGTCATCACCAGCATCGGTAGTTTAATGCCCATCGTTAGTAGGTAAATAACTATTGCAAAAATGATAGGGCCATTGACATAAAGTACAGATATTGGTCTATAGTTAGGAGGGGCACTGGCACTGCCCGATTTAAGCAGTGGAGCTACTTAACTATGTTTCATTAGGTCAGGAATTGTCTATACAATTGTACATGGTACAACTCGGGTGCAAAAATATCAATCAAtgatacagggtggcgcaatagaacgtgcatattgcatcatcttttttcgcggggtagaaagggcgcgggcggggggagtctgcatcgttgggtaggcgggctcatggagttttagtcactatgagtcacttcgacggtaagcgtcgcgcattttgcgtgcgcgcattttacgagaactctcgttcatacatcgttactaggcgtttatattgttctgaatatggactacggcaaattagtgaacctccgagtgctaatttaattaaaatatgggtacagcgttttgaagagactggttcaacgtttaaaccacaagcaaaaggtcgtccaagaacatctaggaccgacgacaatattgagagagttacgcagtctgtacgaggagatccacaaatgtctactcgcaagagatcgtctgtcttacacttatcgagacgaagtttgcaacgaattttaaacttggaacttaaactgcatccttacaagctgcagttaacacaagaattgaaagagtctgacttcggagcaaggctcgcatttgctaatgaaataatgcttaatcgattttccaattttgacaatatccttttctcagatgaggcccacttccatatcaatgggttcgtaaaccgtcaaaattgtcgttactggaacggtgagaatcccaaactcaagcaccagaaaccactgcatagtcctaaagtgacagtatgggcagcaatctctggtagaggaataattggaccgtttttctttgaaaatgcgcgggggcaaaacgtcactgttaataccgaacgctatgttgcgatgttggaaggttttttggctccagagcttgaaaattcaagaatagtgaattctaggacttggtttcaacaagacggagctacctgtcacacatcaaatgactccatggcggttgtgaaacagatTTTTCCCTGAcagactgatttcgaaaagaggtgatatcccatggcccccacgtagtccagacgtgacgcctcctgacttttttttgtggggatacctcaagaacaaagtctacagcaataatccgaaagacatcgatcagctcaaggagaatatccgtggtgaaatggcagcaattacaccagcattactgaagaaagttttcaataacttccgtttgcgattagaggagtgtcgtcgtagagagggtcatcatttagacgatgttatttttaaaaaataaacttcagttatttcttaataatacctcagttttattttaactataccttttgtatttattttttaatcaatattttaaatatgcacgttctattgcgccaccctgtataaCAAGTATAACAGATATGCCCCAAAAATCATTCGTTGTAGGAATTTAAACagatttaaaagattttataaagtCATGATCAAATTTAAAGGTCTTATCAcattaaagaatatttattatctttaaataaagaAAGGATGGAATCTGGTGATGGGTTTAACAAACTTGCTTTAATCAGtgcaatattatatatctaacagtaatacacacatcaaaaaagtctaagcaacatgtactaatttaaattttaggatggttatatcacattataacgttgtattttatttttgaaaataatatttttaggatcctatgatgtaaaaataacagctgttgtctttataagttcttttaataacagaaatgagcaatattagaatatactgcataAACTAAGGTACgtataagcaactaaacatttttttaacaaaatgaaatttctaaggaaaatgaatttattgtgaaagaataggataatttaatacaaagtatggtaTCCTCTGCTATTAAGAATTTATCGGCAACgattattaattgaatttataagactgtttatgtcatcttgcggtattcgctcccaatggaattgtaccAAATCCTTCGGCTATTGGCTTGtcgtcactccgtccaagtccttcaaaacacgtgtcgatggggttgaggtctggcgattgtgcaggccaggccaatacccggacgttctccgttgccgactgactggttcgccgagctgtatgtgaacgcgcattgtcaggCATCAaagtaaaatcggagccaaaggtttgtgcaaatggatggacataaggtctgagaatatcctcaacgtaattttcagcgttcatgtttccatttacaaaaacgagctcagttcgcctgttcttcataatacccgcccataccataactgttgagccgctgtatggtaggactttcagtatttccgggccgacggtacacgACGGTTCTTGtttcaggcctaaacccgaatcgcgactcatcggaaaacataattttatcccattgattctgcgttctctacaccattcatttcgacgagcgcgattcccgtgatgTATCCGTaagggcacctaattgggcgtcgagctcgtaggccgtactcatggagtcgatttcgcacagtttggtgACTTACATCCACACcaattgaattttgtagcctcaaacttatgtagtcttgcagtcagttgtatgaaccggtcttgccgagtggttgtactccttttacggcctgaaagTTGTTCAGCGgattcccttgtattattgtagcactgccaaagacgacaaataacaatTCTATGAATGCCTAAATGCCGAGATATCtaagattgattacttcccgctcacaacagctctttgcatttcatttgccgtcaaatgacgtcgctccatgacgtaaagaatatctaacaattcaattttgtcgctaactttatttaaatgattggtaaaattatataatcaagactaaacgtagcaataaataCGCActtaattcaaacaaattccctttaattttatgaaaaaacaaaacataatcgatttttttttacgaccagccagtatgtcataaataacaaaaaagtttacatgcctatgcactttgagtgaataaagacttagaaattaattaatataaatggtaaatttgtaatatcatgcatgttgcttagacttttgtGATGTGTGTAGTTTGATGGAACTGATTTGTTATCGGTGCTATTTTCcaagttgtttttattaaattagtggCTGTTAATTATGTTATCTCGTATATGCCTTGACTTAGGTACAATGCaatcttttttaaatgtaatcccaataaaacttatatgtatttatttattgaagtctcaaaaatatataaaaataattatattcgaaATGATTGATTTTGGCTTTTGTGCAGGCTTTAAATGTCTGGCATTTTTGGCTATGGCTTTACCCACGGTTTCCATGTGAAATTTTGCCACTGATTGATTTGTACAAATTGACAGGGATCCagctctgtgaatggctagatCACTTCAGAGACGTGGCTTCaggcttcattgtgtgtcttctatagCATCTATCGGAAGAGCTGTTagcctgatttctgccgccgaattccaccttcgcactacactccacaaattagaatatcatctccAACATGCAAGCCATGTTCCACTGCAGTGGGTTTTCAATGAACTATCTACCTCCGAAAAGGTGGGCAACGTGATATAGTGAATAAGTCTCACATTTACTGTTCCATTTAGTTGAGTTCAATTATTGTTTGTGAATTATTATAAGAGATATGTCGCACAATAAAAGTCAGTTTAATAAaagtacatttttattatgaacatcTAGCAGCATTTATTCACCGTTTGTAAGAGAAGTGCACAATTACTGGATAcagtaatgtaattttttaataggatGAACctgaaaacaataataaaaaaattactcaaTATTAACACTCATTAGGGCGCTCCATAATAGCGCCTTCTTTACTTAACTTAAGGCCCTATTATGAATATATCGCATTAACTTCATAATCATGAAAACAGCTTTCTATACACATTTTTGTGATGCACTTCACAATTAGCTCATAACATTTAACGTTGCCCTCGCAgaactgctcgaattgtcgggatcTGATACCCTGTGACGGGCTCGATACATTGGCGATATATGTGGACGTCGCGTCGATTCACTGTGTCTTCAACCCAATTTTTCACGGGATTCCATCATCGCGCCACAAGCTTCAAACTATCTACGGTGTTTTACGTTAAAGGTTGGCAACACTCCTGTAATACCTTGGAAATATACACTAAAAGAAGTATAAGGTTTGTTCAAATGGAGAGGTTGCACATGAATATGGTAATATCTCAAACGATTGAAATACAAGTGtagcacataatattaaaatatgcaacAAATTATAAAACGTACACCATCGTGGTAAgtttgattcgccctgcccactacaatttagtgccgcttaggattcttggaaaTTCTGGATGTCCGGCGTTCCTAAACACTGTGGCTTTCttggaactttcttccacgaacaaCTAAGCTGCGAAATACGCTTCCTTCCCTTCCCTTCGAAAAACGTCCTTTGTAAAGGCCGGCACCGCCCTTGTGaaggagaatgtgggcagcagtgatcactttacatcaaGTGACccacccatacgctcgtttgttcatcttccacaaaaaaaaattgaatatcacgtcgattgcgctcgtcatgtTGCGATTTAAGATTTGTTGCCCAATAATTCCACTAGTTTTCCAATAATAATTGCTCTtatcaaacaaatattataatagaaaatacTCATCTAGGCGAAATCTTCTGCAATGGAGATTTCCACAGGTAAATGACCAAATTTAGGCATTTCTCCTGTTGGACCTTTGATTTCATACcatatacttaaaaatataatataatatttatatctaattACCCTTTTGTTTGTGTGCAATTGACACCAGAAGCCACaactttcaaatattttggcaACAATGTCACTGAAGACAGATCCACCAACTGCGGCTTATTTGATAAGTTGATCACACCGACGATACTCCGAGCATTTGGCAGTAACCTGTAAATAGTTCCACGTAATAAAGAAGAACACGTagtacagaaaaaaataattttgacagAGTGAGCCTGTAGTGTACCTCGTAACAACTAAAATGTCTTCTGTATAGGCCAATATTCCTAGATCTCCATATTTACAGGCCGCTGTCTTCCTCACAGCTACAACATCTTTGtagaactaaaaaatagaaggaataatataaacaatttgttatattttaaagtgatagtcacttctgggattaattagacaaataaaactgaaaacaaaatcatatggacgatgcgggactggaacccgcgacctttcgcgttccgtgcgagcgttcTTTCCAGCTGAACCAACCgttgaagccacaacttgagagttgaacaacgcATACAAGATTCTATCAATGGTACGTCACTGAACAGTTGGCtaagttggaaagagcgctcgcacggaacgcgagaggtcgcgggttcgagttcgcaaaattttgttatcagatttatatatagttagagaatatacttaaattaatgtCATGAACTGTGGCAATACTAATCAATCTCAACACTATAAATGAAATCCATTAAAATAAATCACAACTCAATAATgatatttgacgacctgtatagccgagtggttagcgatcctacctactaagctagaggtcccgggttcgaatcccggtaggtgcaagcatttatatgatgaatatggatgtttgtttcccagtcatggatgtttaaatgtacttatgtatgtttatatgaatttatgtatgttaaagtaagtatattgtattaaatatatcattgtcttgtaacccataacacaggctatatatgcttaacttggggcaagataatttgtgtaaaaagtgtgtcaatattattattatattattataataatattcaaaatccaCAGGCAGTAGAGGACACGTTTGTGGAGGATAAATTTATTCTAGTCTTAATGTACATGGATGACAATGTGGAGTTAGAACAGCATCAGTCATCTCTAAATCACAACATATAACCTATTTTAATATCCAAGCCCTGCGTGCTTTAAAATAGAAAGTGTGTTTAAACGTTATTATAGATGTAGAAGatcatattgtaattacagTTAATGAGAAGGAATTTTTTGAAGATTGACGAATGAAAGTTGTTTTACTATAGAATATGTTTTTGAAGGGGTTTCAGGGTAGGCACCAGGCAAAAGTCCTGATTTGAAAGGGTTGCGATGTAAAAGAAGCCAGTaaagtaaatttcaaatatcGAACTGAGAGAGAGGTGTTTATTCATTGCGCTGTACCATTAGCCTTAATGATAACCAGAAAACCAGCAAAAAAGCCCCTGCTTTTTCTTTAAGTTTACAATGTTACCACTCAGTCAGCTAAGATACTTACATTAAAATGACTTCTTCGGGTTCTCAACTGCGCTTGTAAATTGATTTCTTTGTAATTATCAGCCACAGGTAACCAGGGTGCTACTCCACAAGTAAACCCAGCGAACACTGAGCTGTCCCAGTGATATGGTGTTCTGTTTGGATCCCTGGACTTTTTCCAGTAGTTGATTGGGTCGTCAGTGTTGCAGGCTTGAGGGTCTTTGGTGTCCTCCCATGATACATGTCCATCTGTCATTCCTATTTCTTCTCCCTGttgaacatttatttaaaattaaactaacaGAAACACCAAGGGCCACTCATTGAtaatcttattaaattatatccaTATTATACGGTTTGAAGGGAGGGTGCGAGTGTCGGAGTAGttaggtttaaagatatttatttctcattaaaaacataatattgtcacttacatgagaacataaatttatccgccgttctttacaTGTTCAGTACATttacattatagtacttattcttctacacaaaatttatgattacacacttttacaggtcactgtcacataacaaacaatttcagacatgtgttttataaaaactttgaaacaatatagtctgataactcacgtttaaatgtttttaacgacttaatctttttgagagatgaaggtagactaggtattaaaaagttgtgcgccctcgtaaataaacatacgcttgccataatttgttcttgtcttaggtagtatcaagtagctggctcgtctcgtgctgcgtttagacgcatgtttagtttgggtgagtaagattgatgtatggATGGAATTATGTAGAATTTTTTGTATCAGTATACAGATATGTGTAAAGTTGTTTTATGTTCATGAGgttagtttgtttgtatatttaagAAGTATAGCGAaatgaaataacatttttatgagtcttttttgtattgtttgcaTTTCAgctaacttggttttttgagcaCTGCCCAATATTTCAATGAGATATGTAAGGTTTGATTTAACTAATGAATTATAGATAAGCATTCTAACTTTGCGGAGTATCGTACGAACTATGCCACGAAGTGAACCCAGCAGAGAAGAGAGTTTCTTTTTAACATATTCAATATGGGCGCCCCATGTCAGTTTACTGTACAATAGTATTCCCAAATATTTCTCAACGTGCTTTTCTGTTAAGGGAACAACATTTACTTTTAAGGGTTTAGTTACAAGTACACCAGACATTCAATAAGTTTTAGGATGGCCGGCCGCAGTTTGTTTTAATTGGGGTGTAATTGTGGCTACGCATTGTCGTATATGCGTGTGACATTGCCAATATCAAAGGCACATCAGAGGAATACCATGAGCGTTGATGGCTTTTCAATTAGGTGTATGCGCTTATTTGGAGGTACCTAACCATGTCTTGTCGAGCTGGATACACAGCGAAAGATATTCACTGGTTGTAcgtgaagaaagttccttgaaaaccccaCAGTGGGAGAACaccattatatatatactttgatGCTGTAGCACATACCTGATAGGTGAGTGCCACACCAGGTAGCATAAGTGCCAGCATGTTCATCGCGTCGACTCGCTCGGGTCCCTGACGGGAAGCTAGACGGCTCTGGTCGTGATTACCGTTCTGAAATATCGACACAAATGTATCGTCTGTTATCATTATGTAAGCGCTGAATATAGTTTCTGGCATCATAGACTAGATAAGAACAAACATTTACGTTGGAATAttgttttatgacaataaggaacgagacgtgcaggaggtttagctgatggtaattgatacgccctgcccattacaatgcagtgccgctcaggattcttgaaaaccacaaaaactctgagcggcactacaactgcgctcgtcaccttgagacataagatgttaagtctcatttgcccagtaatttcactaactacggcgcccttcagacccaaacacagtaatgcttaaacattaccgcttcacggcagaattaggcgccgttgtggtatattCTATGATAATAAATTAGCAGCGGTATCATCAGTCGGCGTGAGGTATTAGGCACTTAAGATTACAAATAAGGAtcatattatgatttcataGAAAACATGATAGTCACCGTAATATGAgagaaaattttaacaattaattattattttagagagGCAAAACGGGTAACAGACCatcaactttaaattaaatattcaattacgataaatattcgatattgacttaaTATTTCACTTTTAACTTTAAGGAATACAATGGtgtaacagctaatatgatgcaacccagtCTAAGTCTAAATGTGAATAAGTCGAATTGCAAAGAAATCACGCATTTCACTGTAGGATGAATTGAGAAACTATGTTATAATAGTTAAATGTTTGGATACAATCTTACCACCCAGTTCGCGACTTTGTTATGCGGCATGTAAGTCATCCACTTATCAACTGTAGTTTTAATATCACGCGAAGTCgaattcttatttatttctcccagaaaaataaaattgaaaggtATAGTTCCATCCCTGCTCTCATTCCCGTAAAACCGTATTGTGTTGAGCACACTTGTGTACGCTTCAGACAAGATCATTTTGTATTCTCCGTGTTTCTCTGTGTATTCATTTAAGACCTCCCTCCAGTCGTATGCTACTTCATAGGTTTCGTCCAAGTCTTGTGTGTATATGTGATGATAATGATCGTGATCGTCTGGGTCGGTATCAGAATTACCTGTAACATCCTCATAAGTTAGCATTTTAAGGTAACGTTCTGTCTGCTGATAGAAATATGTACCAGCTTAACCGGCAAACGCTATACAgccataaaattaataaaaaaaaaaactagtaaaAACTATATCTTTtgggtcagtgattcctcgacaaattacaatgacaaacgaaacatgattaataataaataaaaattaaatgtatatgtgtgtgtgtgtatttaattttaatgagtAGGTTACAGTAGTCTTTTcgtttctgaatatgataattattGTGGTGGTGGTTggtggttttcttttttacctcaaaTTTGCTAagtgtgtagataaaagtcttcAATGCACTGCTTATCGAAGATATGTtgttagattttatataaatataacctaCCTGAGAGGGGTTCGTCTGGAAACACACCACCGTAGTTTTTAGGGTCTACTTCATACAATAAATTGATGACATCAACTCTGAACCCTGACACGCCCAGGTCTAACCAAAACCTCAACACCCCCTGAAAATTTGTggattgttttaataaataattattgagatTTAATACACATCGAGATAGTAAGTTTATCCGTAGGTACTTCAGTAATAGAGCTCTTATACAGCAGGATTTTTGACGGTATATTTCTGGGAGTAAAAGAGAGCCTAGAAGATTGGGCTTTCTGTTCTACCGTTTGGGCCAGGGAGTCATTCGCCATGTGCAGCAGCGGCAGGGACCAGTGGCTGAAGTCGTCAAGGGCAGCTTTCAACAGCTGTCAGAACATGTTCCTGGTGGGTGCCCTGATTGCATTGATTGATTGAATTAGCTATTAGCTTATTTTGACGACATGCATAGACATCGCTAGGGCGATTTGCCGCTGCTCCAGCAGCAGTCATACTTCCTATTTAGAACTTAACAGTTCGAATCCTTAGTACCCAAGCCACAAGCTAGGTTTCATATGTCTGTTATTTGCTGTCCACCACTAAGTTTAACAAATGTATGAACCACGGTTGTGATCTCCCaacgatcggtactacagagcttggtatgaaTATAACCCTGTAGTAGTATCGTACCCGTGTCTGCGTCGTGCCTAATGTA
This genomic interval carries:
- the LOC126977056 gene encoding maltase A1-like isoform X1, whose protein sequence is MKLILVLTVTIKLAIVSATDTEWWKTALIYQIYPRSFKDSDGDGIGDLTGIKEKLPYLKSTGVDGIWLSPIYLSPMRDFGYDITDYKQIAPEYGTMKDFQELLKEARKLGLRVILDFVPNHTSNESDWFIRSARREPGYEDFYVWADGIVDPERPGEVLPPSNWMSHFRKSMWEYHPGRGQYYLHQFAIGQPDLNYRSQRVQAEMKGVLRFWLDLGVSGFRVDVINLLYEVDPKNYGGVFPDEPLSGNSDTDPDDHDHYHHIYTQDLDETYEVAYDWREVLNEYTEKHGEYKMILSEAYTSVLNTIRFYGNESRDGTIPFNFIFLGEINKNSTSRDIKTTVDKWMTYMPHNKVANWVNGNHDQSRLASRQGPERVDAMNMLALMLPGVALTYQGEEIGMTDGHVSWEDTKDPQACNTDDPINYWKKSRDPNRTPYHWDSSVFAGFTCGVAPWLPVADNYKEINLQAQLRTRRSHFNFYKDVVAVRKTAACKYGDLGILAYTEDILVVTRLLPNARSIVGVINLSNKPQLVDLSSVTLLPKYLKVVASGVNCTQTKGFILLKNYITVSSNCALLLQTVNKCC
- the LOC126977056 gene encoding maltase A1-like isoform X2, with the translated sequence MKLILVLTVTIKLAIVSATDTEWWKTALIYQIYPRSFKDSDGDGIGDLTGIKEKLPYLKSTGVDGIWLSPIYLSPMRDFGYDITDYKQIAPEYGTMKDFQELLKEARKLGLRVILDFVPNHTSNESDWFIRSARREPGYEDFYVWADGIVDPERPGEVLPPSNWMSHFRKSMWEYHPGRGQYYLHQFAIGQPDLNYRSQRVQAEMKGVLRFWLDLGVSGFRVDVINLLYEVDPKNYGGVFPDEPLSGNSDTDPDDHDHYHHIYTQDLDETYEVAYDWREVLNEYTEKHGEYKMILSEAYTSVLNTIRFYGNESRDGTIPFNFIFLGEINKNSTSRDIKTTVDKWMTYMPHNKVANWVNGNHDQSRLASRQGPERVDAMNMLALMLPGVALTYQGEEIGMTDGHVSWEDTKDPQACNTDDPINYWKKSRDPNRTPYHWDSSVFAGFTCGVAPWLPVADNYKEINLQAQLRTRRSHFNFYKDVVAVRKTAACKYGDLGILAYTEDILVVTRLLPNARSIVGVINLSNKPQLVDLSSVTLLPKYLKVVASGVNCTQTKGFILLKDYIIVSNNCALLLQTISRCC